CGGGCCATGAATTGTTAGAAAAATTAGTGCGAAATAAGGTCAGAAAAACCCGACTCCTTTAGGCTCTCATCAAAGTTCTTTGAAACCTCTCTGACTAGAAATAGTTCCTCGCCAGCTTCTTCGATGGCCTCTGTGGTTCAGTTATTGGTGTCATAGCAATTATCGCCGCGCAGATTCTGAGAGCCAGTATCGAAGGCTCCCTTGACAAAGTGAAGAACAAGCCCGTGGATGAAATGATTGTTACAACAGCGCAGGTCGGGCCGGCAGCAGTTTTGTACATGCTTGCCTTGGGGGTTCTGTATAAGTTTACCAACAAGTATAcaccgctgctgctggtcaTTATGGGCGCTGTTGCGGGGCAATTTCTTTTTGTAGACTAAATGATAAGACACCAGCTAGGCCTAAGCCAGCTGCGTGAGTTACCCTGCGACTGCCCAAGGATGCATGGAATAACAGTCAGATCAGTGGTTGGAATGAGCTATATGCCACGTCTCTTCGTTATATTCTTCCATTAGCTCAGTAAAGTCCTTGCCAGCGGTGGCCCAACCAAGGAGTCCTTCAAAAAGCGCATAGCTCTCGATGTCCGAATCACCCTTCTCTCTGACGAAGTCGTCGAACCATCCAGCTACACGGTTGCCTCGCTTGCGAGACGTGGCTGTGGAAAGTTAGCTTGCCTTTGCGGGAGCTCAGTATTTGGTGGAATTTCACATACTGCAGGTCCATATGACCTTCTTAACTCCTGCTGCCTTAAATAGCGTATACAAGCTTGGAATAGACGGGTATACGCTCTGCGCTGGGAGGTTGATCGCGCCTTTGATTGTTCCGCCCTAGAATATGTCAAATGACGCACAGGCACGAGGTTTAGTCGGAGCCTTCTTCCAATTACCTCGTGATCTTCGCGGCGGACGTCGACAACCACGAAGTTCTTGCCTGATTTTTGCCCCTCGAGAATCCATTGCCGAAGTATGTCCCTCGTCACAGTCTTCGACTGGAGATTCTTTGGGGGCGGGTACGCCTCGAACCAAGGTCGTTGCATTTTCAACTCGTCGGAGGTCATTGCTAAGAGGTGTTAGGGCGGACAGATTATGCGAGACGAGCTCTTCTTACGGATATAAAGATTGAACAAAGGCTGCATATATACCTCTAACACAGTCTCTTGATCCAAGTGCCTTGTTTGCTCACATAGGGACTAGTTTGACCGCTGTTCAGAGAGCAAAGGCTCATGCAAAAGCACATggcgtcatcatcagccaaTGAGATATGGCCTGTCCGTCCTACGTCGTTACGTGGTGTAAAAATGTGTCGAACCGGAAGACAGGTAGAGAAGCTGCGGTTGGtcaaaacattgaaattAGACCTTAACATGGACTTTCCATATCTCCCTGCTATCTTTCCAGCCTCTCTCAAAGCCCTGAGGCGACTCTGATGCCACTGTACACATGGCGGAAAGCCGTAAATGGTTGTCAAATACTCAAGAACCAGGGAAACAAGGGCGAGGGAGGCACACTCCATATTCCCAGGAGCACGGACAGTTCCACAGAATCGTGGAGCCGCTAGGTAAATACCATATGAATTCCCAACTACTGAGGTCCAAATCCTGTTCTGGAATTTATTCTGTAGGCGCGAAATTGGAAAATTTCGTACCGGATGTGGCAAGCAAATGCTTCTTACAAGCATTCTGCCTTCCTCGCCGAATAAACTACTACGAAAACCACCCAATCCCTCAACTTGGAGGAATGTCTGGAAGGCACGTGAGATGCTCATGACCTACACGAGGTATGAAGCTCGGCTATTGTGGCGACTTCACAGCGAATGGTAGATGTAGTTTATAGTCGAAGGCTAATTAGTAGGAGGTCGGTAGCATCTGCGTGGCTATTTAGCAAGCCATTCAAGAGACTGATGATTCTGCATAAGTATCACGAAGCGGGTAGCCATAGGTCAAGTTGACAGCGAACTTGGTCCTTGAATCTAGAGGGGAGCCGAGCTACTAGATATATAAGGTCCAGTTAGCTACTGCTTCTGTTGAGAGTTGCTTTTGAAGGTTTGAGCTTCCTTATGATAGAGCCAGCTGCTGCATCGGGCTTTCAGCTCTCGTAGCCGTAGCTActatcatcatcattggcaatAAGTCTGGGATCTACCCTCCGAGACCCGAAAGTGATGGTCACTGGTGGACACTGCGGTGGAATGTACACTTTTAACGCGTAAGGCTTCCTACTTCCCTTCCCACGCCTTTAGTCGTCACCATATACCTGGTCACCTCGCATAGCCCATCCTCTACAAATCTTTCGTGTCTATGGCCACGCGGGTCACAAGGTGCGGGGTGATGGACAGACAAGGACGAGATGATTGGTTGCCGTCCTGCTGCCGCAAATCATTATATTGTTTCCGCCAACCCCGGGTCAATCTTCCCCTTGCTTCTAGTAATGGATGACTTATTGAACAATGGTTTCTGCAGAGGTTATGGAAACTGAGCAGAGGTATTACAGCCGGTTGTTTTACGCTGGACCCTTACTTTGCTGATTCAATTTAGCAAGGACGAGAATGGCGAGTTTCTTGTCTTGATTTGCCAGGGCAAGAGAATCAATGTTCGGAAAATGGCTTTATCTACACAAGACAACGTTTTCCACACCGCCTGCACTGGTCCATTCAAGGTAAGTGGTAGTGTACAGTTCGCAGGTCAGTGCTGATATATCTGCAAGGAGGCCTGCACAGGCACTTACGAGATGCGAGAGGATTCTCTGTTCACTGTGAATATGATGATAGATTACTTTCATAGTGGGGATTACGATGTTGCGGTAGCATCGGAGCTGGAGGAAGATATATCTGCCTTGCAAATCCACGCGAGAATGGTTTCATTGGCTGACAGATATGCCATTGACGCGCTGGTGTCGCTGTCAGCAACGAAGTATTCGGATAGGCTTAGAAAATCAGACATGCTTGAATTCCTTGGGTCTATTCATGATGTTTACACATTGACGCCAAGTCATGTCAGAGATCTTCGGGTTGAAGCCGTCAGGCATGCAAGGATCAACCTGCCGCAACATCTGGGAAACGCATCAGTCAGACGGGCATACGAAGACATTGCGAGCACGACTCCGGAATTCATAAAGGAACTTCTAGACTCATATATGGAGACCGCGATGATAGGAAGGTGCTGGAACTGTGGCCGTTGCCAAGCATTAGAGGCTGTACAGAGTCGCTGTTTGACATGTGGCCAGGAGACAAACCTCCCGGTGTGTTGACAGACGACGAATTTGTTCAATAAATTACGGCGATCTACTTTCTCTGTCCAAAAACATGTTCCCATGCCGGGATGGCAGTACTCTGTAAAGCCAAGGGCGTGTTCAAGCCGAAGGGTACTTAAAAATCGAGGCAACGTCGCATATATTCACGTCGACTACCCGTTAACTAATCTAATTCACTCTGCGTGTCAACGCAGTCCAACTTGCtcatctccctctcccaaGTGGCGTGGCCAAATTTATTGATCAAGTGTCAGATGTCGATATTTCGAGCGAGGGTTTCACAGGTATCCATATAAGGGAGGAATCGCCCAAGTCTGACAGACTTCCACTCCTGATGCTAACAGCCCAGTGTCCGCAGTGTATGGGCGACGAATCCCTACCTGTTGAAGAGAGGACTTTCTCCTACTGCCGCCCTGCGGTAATGAATGATCATTTTGACCGCGAGCATCTAGATACTATTAAGAGTTATGACAGTCTCATCTTCTGTAACCACCCGAAATGTAGGAATGCTGATTTAAAATTGACAAGCCTCGATCATTCTCGAAACCATGTTGCTCGTGTCCATGGTGTCACTCTGAGAGCCTCACGAACATAGGTAAAGGAGCGCAAAAAATGCTTAATCACGAAGAGTTTTGATAGATCACAGGAGTCTTACGCACAGTACACTATACTGATTGAATATTGTGCTAAGCATAGTTCATTAAATATACATAATTGTTTCGTAGTCGGCAAAAGTGCTCTATCGTCTACAGCTGGTCATATAGAAATTCGATACTTATGTACAGTGCTAGTAATCTACTTCCAGGGAGATCTGCTGAATTTTAGCTAGTAAGTCAGACGGCATCCAACATCATACAGATCATCATCGTGCGTCTAACCTTTCCATCAACCATTGGAAGCTCAGATTTCTGCATCACATTTTCTTTACTGCTAaaatttcttcattttccATTCGCCTTTCCCAACCCCTCACACCTTTTTTGTTTATTGTGTTATAACTTCACAAGCTACTGGTCTCATATATCCCTGCTGATCATCTAAATCTCAAAGGTACGAAGACTAACGCGGGGTGAGGTATCGAATGCATGCAGTTCATGGTGTATTGCTTTAGCCATGCTGATCACATagggaagctccataataCGTCACTTATAAAAGTCTAACCAGACAATTCACAAgaaaaaccaccaaaataaCAAAGAAAGCCAATTCCCCATACGTAATTCCCGTCTCAGGCTTTAGAACGGGTGGCCTTATTGTCAGATCATCAATGCTTCGCTCCTCCGGTGTCCTGTCAGCTTCGTCATTGAGGTCATtttcgccatcatggcaaagTGGCAGAACAACGAGGAGGACAGGTTCATCGTTCTCATCAATTGTGAGTTGATAATAGGCAGGCATCTTGCAATAGAGTGAGTGAATGATTGAAGAGGTTGCTGATTTTAAACATGTACTGATCGAATATGGCGGGCTTTTTGTCATTTTATGGTCTACATTTTGCGAAaccttcaaatgttgagaTTTGAGATTTGAGATTTCAGGTCGTCACTTCCAGCGAAAAGAACTCAATTTATGGAAATAAGTACCAAGTTCGCAACTTAAGGCGTTCGCTATGCGGCATGTGTTGTCCCAACCAGGCTCAATGTGGACGCTGGATCTTGGAAATGCGATTCCAAGATATGAAGTCGAGGTCTCAAGCTCACAGATTTAGGATTGTGGATCCGCAAATCAAGCGGCAGTGCTTACATCACCACTGTACCAAGAATAGTCAGCCGATGGCCTAACCCGTTAGGTCTGAACAGTACTGTAACTGCACGAAACACTACAAGTATAATATTTACAACTCAGAACtttttatatatatttaCTAAAGCAAGTTCCTCAAAAACCGAGGCATCCTCCTCGTGAGACGGCTTCAGGTCTACAGCGGGCGTACACTGTCCTCTAGAACATAATTAAGCTTAACCAGTGATGCCGGTACTCTGGTGATCTGGACactctttttcttggcccATGGTGCTGGGTAAGAAATCAAATGTATAGGCAAAGCCTCCAATATAAGATGGTTTTGTTATAGGCAAATTCTCATGAGCAAACAAGAAACGTGTCACACCTGACCTATAGAATACTCTTCGATGAGAGACCACTGGGATCATTCATCAGTGCTGTGCGCAATGCGTCACCAGTCTCTGTCCTAGCAGCCTGTCGCTTCTTCGTTACTGCATCTATGTATCCATCTTCTCCCACACGTTCTAGAAGCGCATTTTCTTGTCGAGCTAGTTGGCGCATTATCGAGCCAAATAGCTCGACCGTGGCTTCAGCATCGGCTAGCATAGTATCAAGCCCCGACCGCCGTATCACCTGTCTTCGTGCCATTTGGCTTGCTGCTTTGTGCTCTCGGTCCAGCTTTTCGATACCCAGCCTTCTCTCAGTTTCCAACGTAGTGAAACGAGTCATTTGACGACCGACTCTCGTCGTTCTGACTACTTCTGGGGGCATGTGAATACAAGGAAGCATGTTTGTGATTCATCGAAGTAGCAAGTTTGTTGAGGACTGACCGGCTGATATATATTGGTCTGAATGCTGCAGGGGACGGGTTTTGGCGTTAAAGCCAGAGCGCTCTCCACATCCATCAGGCTAATGTACGGGGATGTACCAGCCGGCACGATGGCATAGCCTTCCAGGTGACAATTGTGACCGGGTGGGTGTTATTACCTAAGTACGCTCAACTTTCATACATAAATGCCACTCCCGGAATTAATACTTTAAATACAAAGGCCGCTCAAGAAAACTCTTGGAAAGGGAGTGTATTTTCTTGTTTCGCAGTGAAAGATAACCTGTATCTCAGCGTGAATCTTCGCCTCCGATATGGTTTTTCTCGCCTTTTTTCAAAGCGACTGCCAGCCTGCAGCTCATTGCATTGGTAATAGCTTAAAAAAAATGAGCGCGATCCTTCCTTTTCTTACCGTAAAATACGCCGACGTCTTTGAGGAATGAGTATAATGACGGAATATCTCCAGGTTGATGTTTGATGCCCGCATGACAATGACCGTGCGGGTGAAGTATTTAAAGGTGAGGAAATTGAAGTGGTATCAGCCAGTGACCATGGGAGCCTAACTCTTCAAAATCCAACTCACAGTGGAAACCTCTCCTATTGCTCAGCGCGAAGAACAACAATCTAGGCCATATTGCCTGTTTACTAAGTGCTCCGCCTGGTTCCAAAGGCATGGTACGTAGGCCTGAGGCCTGCCTGAGGTGCTGCGTAACAGCGTGTTATAAGGGAGGTTTAGACTTTCTGATTGACTAGTATATTGGATATTTCACACCACCTTGGGATACTTTAATGCAAAACTTCAATTTTTAACGAGGCTGGAGCAACTACTATATCGAGAATTTGTGGTCAGTGTCTGAGATACACAGTCATGTCCTGGCAACGTGTTTCACGAACATCACAACAAACGATCCTTCTGCATTGTGCAGTACACTGATTGAATGGGTCTATTAAATATATACAATTGTTTCGTATTCGGCAAAAGTGAGGTCTACGGCAGACCGTCTGTGTGATTTACGCAAACTCTTCTGAAAAGGATTCGACATCTGGTACGTAGAGCGAGTCAAACCGTTTCGTCCATGATCTCACGTACACGAAACGCTTCGTCATGAGGGATTTTAAACAACCACGCTTTGTCTTACAAATATTGGAAGTTTTGCTTTACATAAGGATTCCATTGAATATGTGTTTAATTGTCTCCTGATTCGCAAAATTATCGTCAGCATAGTTCACGCAGTGTCTCAAGGAGAAAGTAGATGACCGATGCATACTGCTAGTAGTATACTCCAGAAGTGAGACCCGCTGAATTTTAGCTAGTAAGTTGGGCAGCATCACGGGTTATCATGCGATTATCTGTGACCTTGCATCTATCATCAAAGCTCAGATTTTTGCATCCCTCTTGTTTTATCGCTAACTACCGGACTCATGAGTCAGCAGTAAATCTTCTAAATCTTCAGGCAAGGTGGACAAGAAACTGCACAACTTGTCACTCCTAAAAATTTAAGAAACAGATGTAAGCCGATGGAGTGGCCTAACCGGTTAGATCAGCCCAGCGTGTCTGTGGTGCTGAAGCGAGTGATCTGACGGCTGCTCTCCACGCCCATTGGCCAGACCGAAACTGCGCTAACCACAATTTTATGACAGCATACTTCGGACAGCATGAATTACTAGGCAGCAGTGGCAAGACAGCATAGCGCATTGCATAGTATGCCGGCTGCTATCACACTGTGTAGGACAGCCAATCCATGCCAACCACAGTCGATTATCTCACGCAGACTGGTACATCTGATGTGCTGTCTTGGTCAAAATATCCCAAAATTCCTGCTGGCATTGCATGGAAGGCACAGATTGTAGACTAGCCCATATCGCATGTCTTGTTTAAGGGGATACCATTATCTATTGCGCTTGCGAGgctcagcttct
The sequence above is a segment of the Pochonia chlamydosporia 170 chromosome Unknown PCv3seq00014, whole genome shotgun sequence genome. Coding sequences within it:
- a CDS encoding Rhodanese/Cell cycle control phosphatase (similar to Glarea lozoyensis ATCC 20868 XP_008083154.1); amino-acid sequence: MTSDELKMQRPWFEAYPPPKNLQSKTVTRDILRQWILEGQKSGKNFVVVDVRREDHEGGTIKGAINLPAQSVYPSIPSLYTLFKAAGVKKVIWTCTTSRKRGNRVAGWFDDFVREKGDSDIESYALFEGLLGWATAGKDFTELMEEYNEETWHIAHSNH